In the Anguilla anguilla isolate fAngAng1 chromosome 7, fAngAng1.pri, whole genome shotgun sequence genome, one interval contains:
- the LOC118232229 gene encoding uncharacterized protein LOC118232229 isoform X1, with translation MAANLAWSEEMERQLISFFSEHPCLWKVKLEVYKDKDRRDRCMEALCNQLNSAQTEVVVTVDIIKKKFKNMRTTFQWENKAASSKRSGDGADDVYIPRWKYYKDLLFLKEGGEPNETEDNIPSQSQPIQIETATPPIQIETATPPIQIETATPPIQIETATPDKTTSKNVKKQKTGDISKAEVAMEYALECLKRQEQKSESAHAGFLKYLDECLQEVPVEKLRSVKRKIIEIVHTNIEE, from the exons ATGGCGGCCAATCTTGCCTGGAGCGAAGAAATGGAGAGGCaactgatttcatttttctcag AACACCCGTGCCTTTGGAAAGTGAAGCTTGAGGTctacaaagacaaagacaggaGGGACAGATGTATGGAGGCCTTGTGCAATCAACTAAATTCTGCACAGACAGAAGTTGTTGTCACAG TcgatatcattaaaaaaaaattcaaaaacatgcGGACAACCTTTCAGTGGGAAAATAAAGCAGCATCCAGTAAGCGGTCAGGCGATGGAGCAGATGACGTTTACATTCCAAGATGGAAATACTATAAAGACCTGCTTTTCTTGAAAGAAGGAGGAGAACCCAATGAGACCGAAGATAATATCCCATCCCAATCCCAACCCATCCAAATTGAAACCGCAACTCCACCCATCCAAATTGAAACCGCAACTCC ACCCATCCAAATTGAAACCGCAACTCCACCCATCCAAATTGAAACCGCAACTCCAGACAAGACcacttccaaaaatgtaaaaaaacaaaaaacaggggACATCAGCAAAGCAGAGGTGGCAATGGAGTATGCCTTGGAGTGCTTGAAAAGACAAGAACAGAAGTCGGAGTCAGCacatgcaggatttttaaaatatttagatgAGTGTCTGCAAGAGGTGCCGGTGGAAAAACTGAGGAGTGTGAAGAGGAAGATTATTGAAATTGTACATACCAATATAGAAGAGTAA
- the LOC118232229 gene encoding uncharacterized protein LOC118232229 isoform X2: MAANLAWSEEMERQLISFFSEHPCLWKVKLEVYKDKDRRDRCMEALCNQLNSAQTEVVVTVDIIKKKFKNMRTTFQWENKAASSKRSGDGADDVYIPRWKYYKDLLFLKEGGEPNETEDNIPSQSQPIQIETATPPIQIETATPDKTTSKNVKKQKTGDISKAEVAMEYALECLKRQEQKSESAHAGFLKYLDECLQEVPVEKLRSVKRKIIEIVHTNIEE, from the exons ATGGCGGCCAATCTTGCCTGGAGCGAAGAAATGGAGAGGCaactgatttcatttttctcag AACACCCGTGCCTTTGGAAAGTGAAGCTTGAGGTctacaaagacaaagacaggaGGGACAGATGTATGGAGGCCTTGTGCAATCAACTAAATTCTGCACAGACAGAAGTTGTTGTCACAG TcgatatcattaaaaaaaaattcaaaaacatgcGGACAACCTTTCAGTGGGAAAATAAAGCAGCATCCAGTAAGCGGTCAGGCGATGGAGCAGATGACGTTTACATTCCAAGATGGAAATACTATAAAGACCTGCTTTTCTTGAAAGAAGGAGGAGAACCCAATGAGACCGAAGATAATATCCCATCCCAATCCCAACCCATCCAAATTGAAACCGCAACTCCACCCATCCAAATTGAAACCGCAACTCCAGACAAGACcacttccaaaaatgtaaaaaaacaaaaaacaggggACATCAGCAAAGCAGAG GTGGCAATGGAGTATGCCTTGGAGTGCTTGAAAAGACAAGAACAGAAGTCGGAGTCAGCacatgcaggatttttaaaatatttagatgAGTGTCTGCAAGAGGTGCCGGTGGAAAAACTGAGGAGTGTGAAGAGGAAGATTATTGAAATTGTACATACCAATATAGAAGAGTAA
- the LOC118232229 gene encoding uncharacterized protein LOC118232229 isoform X3, with amino-acid sequence MAANLAWSEEMERQLISFFSEHPCLWKVKLEVYKDKDRRDRCMEALCNQLNSAQTEVVVTVDIIKKKFKNMRTTFQWENKAASSKRSGDGADDVYIPRWKYYKDLLFLKEGGEPNETEDNIPSQSQPIQIETATPPIQIETATPDKTTSKNVKKQKTGDISKAEVAMEYALECLKRQEQKSESAHAGFLKYLDECLQEVPVEKLRSVKRKIIEIVHTNIEE; translated from the exons ATGGCGGCCAATCTTGCCTGGAGCGAAGAAATGGAGAGGCaactgatttcatttttctcag AACACCCGTGCCTTTGGAAAGTGAAGCTTGAGGTctacaaagacaaagacaggaGGGACAGATGTATGGAGGCCTTGTGCAATCAACTAAATTCTGCACAGACAGAAGTTGTTGTCACAG TcgatatcattaaaaaaaaattcaaaaacatgcGGACAACCTTTCAGTGGGAAAATAAAGCAGCATCCAGTAAGCGGTCAGGCGATGGAGCAGATGACGTTTACATTCCAAGATGGAAATACTATAAAGACCTGCTTTTCTTGAAAGAAGGAGGAGAACCCAATGAGACCGAAG ATAATATCCCATCCCAATCCCAACCCATCCAAATTGAAACCGCAACTCCACCCATCCAAATTGAAACCGCAACTCCAGACAAGACcacttccaaaaatgtaaaaaaacaaaaaacaggggACATCAGCAAAGCAGAGGTGGCAATGGAGTATGCCTTGGAGTGCTTGAAAAGACAAGAACAGAAGTCGGAGTCAGCacatgcaggatttttaaaatatttagatgAGTGTCTGCAAGAGGTGCCGGTGGAAAAACTGAGGAGTGTGAAGAGGAAGATTATTGAAATTGTACATACCAATATAGAAGAGTAA